A part of Paenibacillus sp. sptzw28 genomic DNA contains:
- a CDS encoding metallophosphoesterase: MKLAFISDIHGNAVALEAVLEDIKEKMVDRIYVLGDICYRGPDPKQCIDRIRSLQTEAIKGNADEWVVRGVSPGEVPETVIDMMNLERSWTISRLDRHDIDYLDRLPTTLDLNVEGVTISAFHATPESLFEIVPPDAGDEFLKGKLMSAAEADVFIYAHIHRPYIRYIEGKVLINTGSVGLPFDGLRKASYAIIEVNGGRIGTSIERVPFDAEEVIRRYANEHYPNSEMMARLIRKASVK, translated from the coding sequence ATGAAATTGGCTTTTATTTCGGATATTCATGGCAATGCGGTCGCCCTTGAGGCAGTTCTGGAGGATATCAAGGAGAAAATGGTCGACCGTATTTACGTTCTGGGTGACATTTGTTACCGCGGACCGGACCCCAAACAATGCATAGATAGGATTCGTTCGTTGCAGACCGAGGCGATAAAGGGTAATGCGGATGAATGGGTTGTACGCGGGGTCAGCCCGGGAGAAGTACCGGAGACTGTTATCGATATGATGAATCTCGAACGCAGCTGGACGATATCGCGGCTAGACCGGCATGACATCGATTATTTAGACAGACTGCCCACCACACTTGATCTTAACGTTGAAGGCGTGACAATCAGCGCATTTCACGCGACGCCCGAAAGCTTGTTTGAGATTGTCCCGCCGGATGCCGGCGACGAATTCCTGAAGGGGAAGCTCATGTCGGCGGCGGAAGCCGACGTGTTTATTTATGCGCATATCCATAGGCCCTATATTCGATATATTGAGGGCAAAGTCCTTATCAATACCGGAAGCGTCGGTCTGCCGTTTGACGGCCTGCGCAAAGCTTCATATGCAATCATTGAGGTGAATGGCGGAAGAATCGGCACTTCGATTGAAAGAGTTCCCTTTGATGCGGAAGAGGTTATCCGGCGGTACGCAAATGAACATTATCCGAATTCGGAAATGATGGCCAGGTTAATCCGGAAGGCAAGCGTGAAATAG
- a CDS encoding DinB family protein, whose protein sequence is MKSQGSMMKLTDLWIGELAQEAASTRRVLERVPENKLAWAPHPKSMTLGQLALHVAVIPGALAEFLNDLIREAPSSQRAPEPASLAEILTAFDSSVEAAKLKLSSWGEDDLMAEWKMISGTETIIALPRVGMARSVMFNHLYHHRGQLTVYLRLLDVPVPSVYGPSADENPFG, encoded by the coding sequence ATGAAATCACAAGGATCGATGATGAAACTAACGGATCTGTGGATCGGGGAGCTTGCGCAGGAGGCTGCATCAACACGCCGCGTTCTTGAACGCGTTCCGGAGAACAAGCTCGCATGGGCTCCGCACCCCAAGTCAATGACGCTTGGACAGCTTGCTTTGCACGTAGCGGTAATACCCGGGGCGCTCGCTGAATTTCTGAATGATTTGATTCGGGAGGCCCCTTCCTCTCAGCGGGCGCCCGAGCCGGCATCTCTTGCAGAGATTCTCACGGCGTTCGACAGCAGCGTGGAAGCCGCCAAGTTGAAACTTTCCTCTTGGGGAGAGGATGATCTGATGGCCGAATGGAAGATGATCAGTGGTACGGAAACGATTATAGCACTGCCGAGGGTCGGTATGGCTCGTTCGGTTATGTTCAACCACTTGTATCACCATCGCGGCCAGCTCACCGTGTACCTTCGGCTGCTTGACGTTCCCGTTCCTTCCGTCTATGGGCCAAGTGCGGATGAGAATCCATTCGGCTGA